One region of Streptomyces capillispiralis genomic DNA includes:
- a CDS encoding FadR/GntR family transcriptional regulator — protein sequence MSAVDKAFHGLRHMIATGRLAAGERIPPEADLCEELGVSRGSLREAVRMLAALGVIEPRHGSGTYVSQLRPEDLIGSLSLTLQLLPLPGLLEVYEIRRVLEAHVAAKAAARATPGTIETLFSLIEAMEATDDPAEASELDHRFHAEIARAGGNPTLASLLAVFRARSRKYQVFTLPEGPELRAKSDADHRVLATAIADRDPGAAAGAAEAHVAQTERWLRALMPPVEEEDGSAG from the coding sequence ATGTCCGCAGTCGACAAGGCGTTCCACGGCCTACGGCACATGATCGCCACGGGGCGGCTCGCCGCCGGGGAGCGCATTCCCCCCGAGGCGGACCTCTGCGAGGAACTGGGCGTCTCCCGGGGCTCGTTGCGCGAGGCGGTGCGCATGCTCGCGGCGCTGGGCGTGATCGAGCCCCGGCACGGCTCGGGCACCTACGTCTCCCAGCTGCGCCCGGAGGACCTGATCGGCAGCCTCTCGCTGACGCTCCAACTCCTGCCGCTGCCCGGGCTGCTGGAGGTGTACGAGATCCGGCGGGTCCTGGAGGCCCATGTCGCGGCCAAGGCCGCGGCGCGCGCGACACCGGGGACGATCGAGACGCTGTTCTCGCTGATCGAGGCGATGGAGGCCACCGACGACCCCGCCGAGGCCTCGGAACTCGACCACCGCTTCCACGCCGAGATCGCCCGGGCGGGCGGCAACCCCACCCTCGCCTCGCTGCTCGCGGTCTTCCGCGCCCGCTCCCGCAAGTACCAGGTGTTCACCCTCCCCGAGGGCCCGGAGCTGCGGGCCAAGAGCGACGCGGACCACCGGGTGCTGGCCACCGCGATCGCCGACCGCGACCCGGGCGCCGCGGCGGGCGCCGCCGAGGCCCATGTCGCCCAGACGGAGCGCTGGCTGCGGGCGCTGATGCCGCCGGTGGAGGAGGAGGACGGCTCCGCCGGCTGA
- a CDS encoding aminotransferase class V-fold PLP-dependent enzyme: MSETEVTTAPRPLLLADGRPAARAWSLDPALRHLNHGSFGAVPVVAQERQQELRTRMESAPVVWFPELPQRLAAARADLAAFLGTDPGDLALVPNASAGVSVVYAGLDRRAGGEIVVTDHGYGAVTMGAERLARRWGGRVRTARVPLDAGEEQAYEAVMAEVGEATDLIVVDQITSATARRLPVERIGAEARRRGIPLLVDAAHAPGLIAAPLDGLDCDFWAGNLHKWGCAPRGTAALVARGPLRERLYPLIDSWGAADPYPDRFDQQGTIDATGYLAAATALDFVATTWGWPAARRYMDDLAGYAERIVGAAFAELTGTDAFVDVGMPVPGMRLVRLPEGLADSRVTADALRDRATAELGVEAAFTSFGGVGYMRLSAHVYNTAEDYEYFAESCVPVLGEWARTAREQRHTS, from the coding sequence GTGAGCGAGACCGAGGTCACCACCGCACCCCGCCCCCTGCTGCTGGCCGACGGCCGGCCGGCGGCGCGGGCGTGGTCGCTGGACCCCGCCCTGCGCCACCTCAACCACGGCTCGTTCGGCGCCGTGCCGGTGGTGGCCCAGGAGCGGCAGCAGGAGCTGCGCACGCGGATGGAGAGCGCGCCGGTGGTGTGGTTCCCCGAGCTGCCGCAGCGCCTCGCGGCGGCCCGGGCCGACCTCGCCGCCTTCCTCGGCACGGACCCCGGTGACCTGGCCCTGGTGCCGAACGCCAGCGCCGGCGTGAGCGTGGTGTACGCCGGTCTCGACCGCCGGGCCGGCGGCGAGATCGTCGTCACCGACCACGGCTACGGCGCCGTCACGATGGGCGCCGAGCGGCTGGCCCGCCGCTGGGGCGGCCGGGTCCGCACCGCCCGGGTGCCGCTGGACGCCGGTGAGGAGCAGGCGTACGAGGCGGTGATGGCCGAGGTGGGCGAGGCCACCGACCTGATCGTCGTCGACCAGATCACCTCCGCGACCGCCCGCCGGCTGCCGGTGGAGCGGATCGGCGCGGAGGCGCGGCGGCGGGGGATCCCGCTGCTCGTGGACGCCGCGCACGCGCCCGGGCTGATCGCCGCCCCGCTCGACGGCCTGGACTGCGACTTCTGGGCGGGCAACCTGCACAAGTGGGGCTGCGCGCCGCGCGGCACCGCGGCGCTGGTGGCACGCGGACCGCTGCGCGAGCGGCTGTACCCGCTGATCGACTCCTGGGGCGCGGCCGACCCCTACCCCGACCGCTTCGACCAGCAGGGCACGATCGACGCCACCGGCTACCTGGCCGCCGCGACGGCGCTCGACTTCGTCGCCACCACCTGGGGCTGGCCGGCCGCCCGCCGGTACATGGACGACCTGGCCGGCTACGCCGAGCGCATCGTGGGCGCCGCGTTCGCCGAACTGACCGGCACCGACGCCTTCGTCGACGTCGGCATGCCGGTGCCCGGCATGCGGCTGGTGCGGCTGCCCGAGGGGCTCGCCGACAGCCGGGTCACCGCCGACGCCCTGCGCGACCGGGCCACCGCCGAACTCGGCGTCGAGGCGGCGTTCACCAGCTTCGGCGGCGTCGGCTACATGCGCCTGTCCGCCCACGTCTACAACACCGCCGAGGACTACGAGTACTTCGCCGAGAGCTGCGTTCCCGTCCTCGGCGAGTGGGCCCGCACGGCGCGCGAGCAGCGGCACACGTCCTAG
- a CDS encoding ABC transporter substrate-binding protein, which yields MRRRTAALALGTAAAMVLTGCSTMSPGESGTVTLNMVESLTNPARTDLLKDLIADFERKNPKVRVNLVSPPTEQADQKIQQMLQSGSGVDVLEVRDITVGPWSNNGWLYDMKKDLAGWKGWDALTDNAVAAAEDGEGRTYFVPYGFYGLSLFHRTDLIEQAGFDEPPATWDELLEQASKIHDPAERRYGYAFRGGANAHSNATAAIEAYVAERIDPANGYKLKDGSTIFSAPEALDAMEMYLELFKEASPKSSVAWGYPEMVEGFSNGSTAFLLQDPEVIATVSESQSIGEDQWSTAPLMAGPSGRTVQPLATAGWGVADGGEHKAEAVKLVEFLSEGEASTAFTKKNSLVPILKSAAEDAFYRTGPWASYVTMTENPDKYLVVTQPRGVAWWTEWQQRADTDVQKMILGKLTPKELLAGWDAYWTEKWKK from the coding sequence ATGAGAAGAAGGACGGCAGCTCTCGCGCTCGGCACCGCCGCCGCGATGGTCCTGACCGGCTGTTCCACCATGAGCCCCGGTGAGAGCGGAACAGTCACCCTCAACATGGTCGAGAGCCTGACCAACCCCGCCCGCACCGACCTGCTGAAGGACCTGATCGCCGACTTCGAGCGGAAGAACCCGAAGGTCCGGGTCAACCTGGTCTCCCCGCCCACCGAGCAGGCCGACCAGAAGATCCAGCAGATGCTCCAGTCCGGCAGCGGCGTGGACGTCCTGGAGGTGCGGGACATCACCGTCGGCCCGTGGTCGAACAACGGCTGGCTGTACGACATGAAGAAGGACCTCGCCGGCTGGAAGGGCTGGGACGCCCTGACCGACAACGCGGTCGCCGCCGCCGAGGACGGAGAGGGCAGGACGTACTTCGTCCCCTACGGCTTCTACGGGCTCAGCCTCTTCCACCGCACCGACCTGATCGAGCAGGCCGGCTTCGACGAGCCGCCGGCCACCTGGGACGAACTGCTGGAGCAGGCGTCGAAGATCCACGACCCGGCGGAGCGCCGGTACGGCTACGCCTTCCGAGGCGGCGCCAACGCGCACAGCAACGCCACCGCCGCGATCGAGGCATACGTCGCCGAGAGGATCGACCCGGCCAACGGCTACAAGCTGAAGGACGGCAGCACGATCTTCTCCGCGCCCGAGGCGCTCGACGCCATGGAGATGTACCTCGAACTGTTCAAGGAGGCCTCGCCCAAGTCGTCGGTGGCGTGGGGCTACCCGGAGATGGTCGAGGGCTTCTCCAACGGCTCCACCGCCTTCCTGCTCCAGGACCCCGAGGTCATCGCGACCGTCTCGGAGTCCCAGTCGATCGGCGAGGACCAGTGGAGCACCGCCCCGCTGATGGCCGGGCCGAGCGGCAGGACGGTGCAGCCGCTGGCCACCGCCGGGTGGGGCGTGGCCGACGGCGGCGAGCACAAGGCGGAGGCGGTGAAGCTGGTCGAGTTCCTCTCCGAGGGGGAGGCGTCGACGGCGTTCACCAAGAAGAACAGCCTGGTGCCGATCCTGAAGTCGGCGGCCGAGGACGCGTTCTACCGGACCGGCCCGTGGGCCAGCTACGTCACCATGACGGAGAACCCGGACAAGTACCTCGTCGTCACCCAGCCGCGCGGCGTCGCCTGGTGGACGGAGTGGCAGCAGCGGGCCGACACCGACGTGCAGAAGATGATCCTCGGCAAGCTGACGCCGAAGGAACTGCTGGCCGGCTGGGACGCGTACTGGACCGAGAAGTGGAAGAAGTAG
- a CDS encoding carbohydrate ABC transporter permease yields the protein MSTPSTPDAGTAPSVRKEGAPPGRGTAGGRRKREFTTRQGLLIAAFMAPAAVFVALFTYYPMIAGSQMAFRNWNLTDLTDTSWVGLKNFREVFTDPAWSTVVDNTVLWVVGSIVPQLVIGFAIALWLRRRFRFRGLYQALIFFPWAISGFLIGILFRWLFNSEFGVVNDLLQKAGLIDEPIAWLADPQTAMIAVLIANVWYGVTFFAIMILAALQSIPDELYEAAALDGAGKARTLFQITIPYIRTTLALTVLLRVIWIFNFPDLIFGMTGGGPNDETHIVTTWMVKITQQGDYGKASALGLLVVAVLMVFAVFFLLATRERRIPARGTGKRGVRS from the coding sequence ATGTCCACCCCGTCCACGCCGGACGCGGGGACGGCGCCCTCCGTGCGGAAGGAGGGCGCCCCGCCCGGCCGGGGCACGGCGGGGGGCCGCCGCAAGCGGGAGTTCACCACCCGTCAGGGCCTGCTGATCGCCGCCTTCATGGCGCCGGCCGCGGTCTTCGTGGCGCTCTTCACCTACTACCCGATGATCGCCGGCAGCCAGATGGCGTTCCGGAACTGGAACCTGACCGACCTCACCGACACCTCGTGGGTGGGTCTGAAGAACTTCCGTGAGGTCTTCACCGACCCCGCCTGGAGCACGGTGGTGGACAACACCGTGCTGTGGGTGGTCGGCTCGATCGTGCCCCAGTTGGTGATCGGGTTCGCCATCGCGCTGTGGCTGCGGCGTCGGTTCCGCTTCCGCGGGCTCTACCAGGCGCTGATCTTCTTCCCCTGGGCGATCTCCGGGTTCCTCATCGGCATCCTGTTCCGCTGGCTGTTCAACAGCGAGTTCGGCGTCGTCAACGACCTGCTGCAGAAGGCGGGGCTGATCGACGAGCCGATCGCCTGGCTGGCCGATCCGCAGACGGCGATGATCGCGGTGCTGATCGCCAACGTCTGGTACGGCGTCACCTTCTTCGCGATCATGATTCTGGCGGCGCTCCAGTCGATCCCCGACGAGCTGTACGAGGCGGCGGCGCTCGACGGCGCCGGCAAAGCGCGCACGCTCTTCCAAATCACCATTCCCTACATCCGTACGACGCTGGCGCTGACGGTGCTGCTGCGGGTGATCTGGATCTTCAACTTCCCCGACCTGATCTTCGGCATGACCGGGGGCGGCCCGAACGACGAGACGCACATCGTGACGACCTGGATGGTCAAGATCACGCAGCAGGGCGACTACGGCAAGGCGTCCGCCCTCGGCCTCCTGGTGGTCGCCGTGCTCATGGTGTTCGCGGTGTTCTTCCTGCTGGCCACGCGGGAGCGCCGGATCCCGGCGCGGGGCACCGGAAAGCGAGGTGTGCGGTCGTGA
- a CDS encoding carbohydrate ABC transporter permease encodes MIGKETTAGRVTKFTFLGLWLVFSLFPLYWITVTSLKAPGDIFAFPLAYWPERFSLENYQGLFGTADFGTYLVNSLVVATVAGAVATAISTLSAYVLARFEFRTKSALLMAALVTQMIPSFIALGPLYLLMTDLRLVDNRLGLVLVYIAVCVPFCTVMLRGFFENIPDALEEAAMIDGLSRFGALVRVLLPVMRPGIVAAFIFNFVNCWNELFLSVTLMNSDSNKTVPTALNGFISSFNIDWGSMSAAAVLTILPTMVLFAFASRHIVQGLTSGAVKG; translated from the coding sequence GTGATCGGCAAGGAAACCACGGCCGGCCGGGTCACCAAGTTCACCTTCCTCGGCCTGTGGCTGGTCTTCTCCCTCTTCCCGCTCTACTGGATCACCGTCACCTCGCTCAAGGCGCCGGGCGACATCTTCGCCTTCCCCCTCGCCTACTGGCCCGAGCGGTTCTCGCTGGAGAACTACCAGGGCCTCTTCGGCACGGCGGACTTCGGCACGTACCTCGTCAACAGCCTGGTGGTGGCGACCGTCGCCGGTGCCGTGGCCACCGCGATCTCGACCCTGTCGGCGTACGTCCTGGCCCGCTTCGAGTTCCGCACCAAGTCCGCGCTGCTGATGGCGGCCCTGGTCACCCAGATGATCCCGTCGTTCATCGCGCTCGGACCGCTGTACCTGCTGATGACCGACCTGCGGCTGGTCGACAACCGCCTCGGGCTGGTCCTCGTCTACATCGCCGTGTGCGTCCCCTTCTGCACGGTGATGCTCCGCGGCTTCTTCGAGAACATCCCGGACGCGCTGGAGGAGGCCGCCATGATCGACGGCCTGTCCCGGTTCGGGGCGCTGGTGCGGGTCCTGCTGCCGGTGATGCGCCCCGGGATCGTCGCCGCGTTCATCTTCAACTTCGTCAACTGCTGGAACGAGCTGTTCCTGTCGGTGACGCTGATGAACAGCGACAGCAACAAGACGGTGCCGACGGCCCTGAACGGCTTCATCTCCAGCTTCAACATCGACTGGGGTTCGATGTCCGCGGCGGCCGTGCTGACCATCCTGCCCACCATGGTCCTCTTCGCCTTCGCCAGCCGGCACATCGTGCAGGGGCTCACCTCGGGGGCGGTGAAGGGGTGA
- a CDS encoding DinB family protein, whose protein sequence is MTASRAEPTGTARQDLLFYLQSARDALLWKLEGLTEYDVRRPLTPTGTNLLGLVKHAAGVELGYLGDTFGRPSGEPLPWLADGAEPNGDMWATADESRAFVVGLYRRAWAHADATIDALPLETTGRVPWWPDGKDEVTLHHAVVRVIADNQRHAGHADILRELMDGTVGMNRSNTALASDDPAWWESYRSRLERAAREAADRDG, encoded by the coding sequence ATGACCGCATCCAGGGCCGAGCCCACCGGAACCGCCCGGCAGGACCTGCTCTTCTACCTTCAGTCGGCCCGGGACGCGCTCCTGTGGAAGCTCGAAGGGCTCACCGAGTACGACGTCCGGCGCCCGCTCACGCCGACCGGCACCAACCTCCTCGGCCTGGTGAAGCACGCGGCCGGCGTGGAGCTGGGCTACCTCGGTGACACCTTCGGACGGCCGTCCGGCGAGCCGCTGCCCTGGCTCGCGGACGGCGCCGAGCCCAACGGGGACATGTGGGCGACGGCCGACGAGTCACGCGCGTTCGTCGTCGGCCTGTACCGCCGGGCCTGGGCGCACGCGGACGCGACGATCGACGCGCTGCCGCTGGAGACCACCGGCCGGGTGCCGTGGTGGCCGGACGGCAAGGACGAGGTGACGCTGCACCACGCCGTGGTGCGCGTGATCGCCGATAACCAGCGGCACGCCGGTCACGCCGACATCCTCCGGGAACTCATGGACGGCACCGTGGGCATGAACCGGAGCAACACCGCCCTGGCCTCGGACGACCCGGCCTGGTGGGAGTCCTACCGGAGCCGCCTGGAGCGCGCCGCCCGGGAGGCGGCGGACCGCGACGGCTGA
- a CDS encoding GNAT family N-acetyltransferase, translating into MTSDDWYLTEDVDDFLARAGDFLRSRPGAHVMALTWAERVRTRGAGAFGAETAVFGVLERAGEVQATFHRLVPRALTPTALTPEQADALAARLAALGHSLPSVSADHDTATAFAEAWQRRTGATPRLRDTRLRLYRLGTLTPPDPMPAGRARVLGDDDLDEVMFWCGEFAAAVGEAVVIDADSWAGTRFADKRYTVWETPDGTPVSVAGMNPLIGGQIQVDIVHTPVALRGRGYAGAVTAEVSRAALAAGARDVVLFADRANPTSNALYQRLGYRPLADWSGYDFA; encoded by the coding sequence ATGACCTCGGACGACTGGTACCTCACCGAAGACGTCGACGACTTCCTCGCCCGCGCGGGAGACTTCCTGCGCTCGCGGCCCGGCGCGCACGTGATGGCGCTGACGTGGGCCGAGAGGGTGCGGACCCGGGGAGCGGGGGCCTTCGGCGCCGAGACCGCCGTCTTCGGTGTGCTGGAGCGGGCGGGCGAGGTGCAGGCGACGTTCCACCGCCTCGTGCCCCGCGCGCTGACCCCCACCGCGCTCACGCCCGAGCAGGCCGACGCACTGGCCGCGCGGCTGGCCGCCCTCGGGCACTCCCTCCCCTCCGTCAGCGCGGACCACGACACCGCCACCGCTTTCGCCGAGGCGTGGCAGCGGCGCACCGGCGCCACGCCGAGGCTCCGTGACACGCGGCTGCGGCTGTACCGGCTCGGCACGCTCACACCGCCGGACCCCATGCCGGCCGGCCGCGCCCGCGTCCTGGGCGACGACGACCTCGACGAGGTGATGTTCTGGTGCGGCGAGTTCGCCGCGGCGGTCGGGGAGGCCGTGGTGATCGACGCGGACTCCTGGGCCGGCACGCGCTTCGCCGACAAGCGCTACACGGTGTGGGAGACCCCGGACGGCACCCCCGTCTCCGTCGCGGGGATGAACCCGCTGATCGGCGGTCAGATCCAGGTGGACATCGTCCACACCCCGGTCGCCCTGCGCGGCCGCGGCTACGCGGGTGCCGTCACGGCGGAGGTGAGCCGGGCCGCCCTCGCGGCGGGGGCGCGGGACGTCGTGCTGTTCGCGGACCGGGCCAACCCCACCAGCAACGCCCTGTACCAGCGGCTCGGTTACCGCCCCCTCGCCGACTGGTCGGGGTACGACTTCGCCTGA
- a CDS encoding maleylpyruvate isomerase family mycothiol-dependent enzyme yields MTDPAVTTPRGHGDGAWPLIHAERAALADDLADMPDERWETPSLCEGLTVREVLAHLTAGASLNTVRWMAGVIRCRFDFDRQVAMRLAEQLGTAPAETLERFRRVVPSTTKPPLPALAMLGETIVHGEDIRRPLGIRRDHPIGAVTRVAEYYQGSDLVVVARKRVAGLRLVANDGPFTTGAGPVVSGPTLALVMAMTGRTAYCDDLDGDGVELLRSRGAMA; encoded by the coding sequence ATGACCGACCCCGCAGTGACAACGCCCCGCGGCCACGGCGACGGGGCCTGGCCCCTCATCCACGCCGAGCGGGCCGCGCTGGCGGACGACCTCGCGGACATGCCGGACGAGCGCTGGGAAACGCCCTCGCTCTGCGAGGGCCTGACGGTGCGCGAAGTGCTCGCCCACCTCACCGCGGGCGCGAGCCTCAACACCGTGCGCTGGATGGCGGGGGTGATCCGCTGCCGGTTCGACTTCGACCGGCAGGTCGCCATGCGGCTGGCCGAGCAGCTGGGCACGGCCCCGGCCGAGACGCTCGAACGGTTCCGGCGCGTCGTCCCGAGCACCACCAAGCCTCCCCTGCCCGCCCTCGCCATGCTGGGCGAGACGATCGTGCACGGGGAGGACATCCGGCGCCCGCTGGGCATCCGCCGCGACCACCCGATCGGGGCCGTCACCCGGGTCGCCGAGTACTACCAGGGCTCGGACCTCGTCGTCGTGGCCAGGAAACGCGTCGCCGGCCTGCGGCTCGTCGCGAACGACGGCCCCTTCACGACCGGCGCGGGGCCGGTCGTGTCCGGCCCCACCCTCGCCCTGGTGATGGCCATGACCGGACGCACGGCGTACTGCGACGATCTCGACGGCGACGGCGTGGAACTCCTGCGCAGCCGAGGCGCGATGGCGTGA
- a CDS encoding helix-turn-helix domain-containing protein: MASLNVGNLGEYLREQRRSAQLSLRQLADAAGVSNPYLSQIERGLRKPSAEVLQQVAKALRISAETLYVRAGILDAERDGEERLREGATRAVLLADPTLTERQKQVLLQIYESFRKENGFGAAGDGQATDGDHEVIEVIGTDETEEVAGGSEAGADGSDRAVDASGGGAGIRRSRTAGGGTSGRRRPREDGGSDTDPRQTAG; encoded by the coding sequence ATGGCATCGCTCAACGTCGGCAATCTCGGTGAGTACCTGCGCGAGCAGCGGCGCAGCGCGCAGCTGTCGCTGCGGCAGCTCGCCGACGCCGCCGGGGTGTCCAATCCGTATCTCAGCCAGATCGAGCGCGGGCTGCGCAAGCCGAGCGCGGAGGTGCTGCAGCAGGTCGCCAAGGCGCTGCGGATCTCCGCCGAGACCCTGTACGTCAGGGCCGGCATCCTCGACGCGGAGCGGGACGGCGAGGAGCGCCTGCGGGAAGGGGCGACGCGGGCCGTGCTGCTCGCCGACCCCACCCTGACGGAGCGTCAGAAGCAGGTTCTACTCCAGATCTACGAGTCCTTCCGCAAGGAGAACGGGTTTGGGGCCGCCGGGGACGGTCAGGCGACGGACGGGGACCACGAGGTCATCGAGGTCATCGGGACCGACGAGACCGAGGAGGTCGCCGGGGGCTCCGAGGCCGGAGCCGACGGGAGTGACCGCGCGGTGGACGCCTCGGGCGGCGGTGCCGGGATACGCCGGAGCCGTACGGCCGGCGGCGGGACGTCGGGCAGGCGCCGGCCCCGCGAGGACGGCGGCAGCGACACCGATCCGCGGCAGACGGCCGGCTGA
- a CDS encoding DUF2516 family protein has translation MQGFNNFMWLLSMALIVFSGFALIDAATRREDAYRAADKQTKPFWLIILAIAFVVNLIFNILSFLPIIGLIATIVYMVDVRPALRGLPGGGRSSRRGSSSDGPYGPYNGGR, from the coding sequence ATGCAGGGCTTCAACAACTTCATGTGGCTGCTGAGCATGGCCCTGATCGTGTTCAGCGGCTTCGCGCTGATCGACGCCGCCACGCGCCGTGAGGACGCCTACCGCGCGGCCGACAAGCAGACCAAGCCGTTCTGGCTGATCATCCTCGCCATCGCCTTCGTGGTGAACCTGATCTTCAACATCCTGTCGTTCCTGCCGATCATCGGCCTGATCGCGACCATCGTCTACATGGTCGACGTCCGCCCGGCCCTCCGCGGCCTGCCCGGCGGCGGCCGCAGCAGCCGCAGAGGCTCCAGCAGCGACGGCCCCTACGGGCCGTACAACGGCGGACGCTGA
- a CDS encoding PP2C family protein-serine/threonine phosphatase — MPVPVPRQRAIPAAEGGQAPAAAPNGGSAQDSSETSAAAPRAADPSENTTDRAAAAPDRAETAAHTNLTLLLIEDDPGGSPIVPDLLDQSGKPIRVRTARNLTEAGRLLTDDVHCILLDLDLALPAPGRTGDGGDELAVLQHVLELAPRHAVLALTGADDAERGAEAVRVGAQDYLVRDELDGRLLSRAIRYAVERKRSDSAERRLAEGRLRAQENARLERGLLPTPLLDGSPLRFAARYRPGRSRALLGGDFYDVVRTPDGTVHAMIGDVCGHGPDEAALGVELRIAWRALTLAGLCGDQLLGTLQEVLEHERADDEIFATLCTVDIAPDGRRAGLCLAGHPSPLLARPGLPARLLPYDNNGPALGLLPGARWPRMQVELGAEWSLMLYTDGLIEGRVGDTGERLGQDGMVEMIRRQLSEGLRGEELLRTAVNEVRDLNGGELTDDVAVLLLDRTV; from the coding sequence ATGCCCGTACCCGTACCGCGGCAGAGAGCGATCCCGGCCGCGGAAGGTGGTCAGGCGCCGGCCGCCGCACCGAACGGCGGCTCCGCCCAGGACTCCTCGGAGACCTCGGCGGCGGCCCCGCGCGCGGCGGACCCGTCCGAGAACACCACGGACCGGGCCGCGGCCGCGCCGGACAGGGCCGAGACGGCCGCCCACACCAACCTCACCCTGCTGCTGATCGAGGACGATCCCGGCGGCTCGCCGATCGTGCCGGACCTGCTCGACCAGTCCGGCAAGCCGATCCGCGTCCGCACCGCCCGCAACCTCACCGAGGCCGGACGGCTGCTGACCGACGATGTCCACTGCATCCTGCTCGACCTCGACCTCGCCCTGCCCGCGCCGGGCCGGACCGGCGACGGTGGCGACGAGCTGGCCGTGCTCCAGCACGTCCTGGAACTCGCGCCCCGGCACGCCGTCCTCGCCCTCACCGGTGCCGACGACGCCGAGCGCGGCGCGGAGGCGGTACGGGTGGGCGCCCAGGACTACCTCGTCCGCGACGAGCTGGACGGCCGGCTGCTGAGCCGGGCGATCCGGTACGCGGTGGAGCGCAAGCGCTCCGACTCCGCCGAGCGGCGGCTCGCCGAGGGCAGACTGCGCGCCCAGGAGAACGCCCGCCTGGAGCGCGGCCTGCTGCCGACACCGCTGCTGGACGGCTCCCCGCTGCGCTTCGCCGCCCGCTACCGCCCCGGCCGCTCACGGGCCCTGCTCGGCGGCGACTTCTACGACGTCGTCCGCACCCCGGACGGCACCGTGCACGCCATGATCGGCGACGTCTGCGGGCACGGCCCGGACGAGGCCGCCCTCGGCGTGGAGCTGCGCATCGCCTGGCGCGCGCTGACCCTGGCGGGGCTGTGCGGGGACCAGCTGCTGGGCACGCTCCAGGAGGTGCTGGAGCACGAACGCGCGGACGACGAGATCTTCGCGACCCTGTGCACGGTGGACATCGCGCCGGACGGCCGCCGGGCGGGCCTGTGCCTGGCCGGCCACCCGTCGCCGCTGCTGGCCCGCCCGGGCCTGCCGGCGCGGCTGCTGCCGTACGACAACAACGGCCCGGCGCTCGGGCTGCTGCCGGGCGCCCGCTGGCCGCGGATGCAGGTGGAGCTGGGCGCCGAGTGGAGCCTGATGCTCTACACCGACGGCCTGATCGAGGGCCGCGTCGGCGACACCGGCGAACGGCTCGGCCAGGACGGCATGGTCGAGATGATCCGCCGCCAGCTCTCCGAGGGCCTGCGCGGGGAGGAACTACTGCGCACCGCCGTCAACGAGGTCCGGGACCTCAACGGCGGCGAGCTGACGGACGACGTGGCGGTGCTGCTGCTGGACCGGACCGTTTGA